A window from Catalinimonas alkaloidigena encodes these proteins:
- a CDS encoding LLM class flavin-dependent oxidoreductase, with the protein MKEQKIKLSVLDQSPVRRGATAEQALQETIQLARLTDKLGYTRYWVSEHHNTPGLAGPAPEVLIARLAAETQHLRLGSGGVMLPNHSTLKVAENFRLLEALSPGRIDLGIGRAPGGDRLTAHLLNPSNQFDPRAFVQQLTELQDFLTDTVTPDTVLEKVKAIPHAATVPALWMLTSSGESGVLAAHFGMALSFAHFINPRGGPEAVQSYRHRFQPSERLPEPQANVGIFAFCADTDEKVQELLAVMDHRILNLEKGLRDSAPTYAEIKDYPYTEPELQRIHFNRGRMIAGTPEQMKEKIEQLAARYEVDEVVLATITDDFQDRLRSYELLADVFDLKPAGVAQAV; encoded by the coding sequence ATGAAAGAGCAGAAAATAAAACTGAGCGTGCTCGACCAGTCGCCCGTCCGGCGGGGGGCTACGGCCGAACAAGCGTTACAGGAAACGATCCAACTGGCGCGGCTGACCGACAAACTGGGCTATACGCGCTATTGGGTTTCCGAGCACCACAACACCCCGGGCCTAGCCGGACCGGCTCCGGAAGTGTTGATTGCCCGGCTGGCGGCCGAAACCCAACACCTGCGGCTGGGCTCAGGGGGCGTGATGCTGCCCAACCACAGCACCCTGAAGGTGGCCGAAAACTTCCGTTTGCTGGAAGCCCTGTCGCCGGGACGGATCGACCTGGGCATTGGCCGCGCCCCGGGGGGAGACCGCCTGACGGCCCACCTTCTGAACCCGTCGAATCAATTCGACCCCCGGGCGTTCGTGCAGCAACTGACGGAGTTACAGGATTTTCTGACCGATACGGTGACGCCCGATACCGTGCTCGAAAAAGTGAAGGCCATTCCGCATGCGGCCACGGTGCCGGCGTTGTGGATGCTGACCTCGAGCGGGGAAAGCGGTGTGCTGGCGGCACATTTCGGCATGGCGCTCTCGTTTGCCCATTTCATCAACCCACGCGGCGGCCCCGAGGCGGTGCAGTCGTATCGCCACCGGTTTCAGCCTTCGGAGCGGCTGCCCGAACCGCAGGCCAACGTCGGCATCTTTGCGTTTTGTGCCGATACCGACGAAAAAGTACAGGAACTGCTGGCCGTGATGGACCACCGCATTCTGAACCTGGAAAAAGGGCTGCGCGACAGTGCCCCAACGTACGCGGAGATCAAAGATTACCCCTACACCGAACCCGAGTTGCAGCGCATTCACTTCAACCGGGGGCGGATGATTGCCGGTACGCCCGAGCAGATGAAGGAAAAGATCGAACAACTGGCGGCCCGTTACGAAGTCGACGAAGTGGTGCTGGCCACCATTACCGACGATTTCCAGGACCGACTGCGTTCGTACGAACTACTGGCGGACGTGTTCGACCTCAAACCGGCCGGTGTGGCCCAGGCGGTCTGA
- a CDS encoding glutathione peroxidase translates to MNFRQRLLKAVYPLIMKLSRRSKNGKVLENRQRIAPAASFYDLKALDNRGNEVPFAQFRGKKVLVVNTASNCGYTNQYEALQQLYQGRRDDLVIVGFPANDFKEQERSNDQEIAQFCQVNFGVTFPLMKKAQVVKGPQQHPVFQWLSQPERNGWNPQAPDWNFSKYLIDEKGQLTHYFGPAVAPDSPEVQEALQKNRSV, encoded by the coding sequence ATGAATTTCCGACAACGCCTTTTGAAAGCGGTCTATCCGCTGATCATGAAACTGAGCCGCCGTTCGAAAAACGGGAAAGTGCTGGAGAATCGGCAACGCATCGCGCCTGCAGCCTCGTTCTACGACCTGAAAGCCCTCGACAACCGGGGGAACGAAGTGCCGTTTGCGCAGTTCCGCGGCAAGAAGGTGCTGGTGGTCAACACGGCTTCCAACTGCGGTTACACCAATCAGTATGAGGCCTTGCAGCAGCTCTACCAGGGGCGGCGTGACGACCTGGTCATTGTGGGATTCCCGGCGAACGATTTTAAGGAACAGGAGCGAAGCAACGACCAGGAAATTGCCCAGTTCTGTCAGGTGAATTTTGGCGTAACGTTTCCGCTGATGAAGAAGGCGCAGGTCGTGAAGGGGCCACAGCAGCATCCGGTGTTTCAGTGGCTTTCGCAGCCCGAACGAAACGGCTGGAATCCGCAGGCTCCCGACTGGAATTTTAGCAAGTACCTGATCGACGAAAAAGGCCAACTGACGCATTACTTCGGCCCGGCCGTGGCCCCCGACAGCCCGGAGGTGCAGGAGGCGTTGCAAAAAAATCGAAGTGTCTAA
- a CDS encoding NADP-dependent oxidoreductase encodes MSGVQQIVLASRPHGTPDASHFRVEEVTLPALVEDEVRVKGWYYSVDPYMRGRMSDAKSYVPPYQIGAPINGGVIGKVIESRSEALQAGDVVLGTLPWATEAVVPAKALRKLDVEGVPAHYYLGVLGMPGLTAYVGLMDIGQPKAGETVVVSGASGAVGLVVGQIAKIQGCRVVGIAGSDEKVRLLKDYGFDEGINYKTTPDLNAALKAACPEGVDVYFDNVGGDISDAVLQQINTFGRVPLCGQIALYNADAVPMGPRLQPLLLKRSVLMQGFIVSNYQHRFPEAMQHLTGWVKEGRIQFTETIVAGFEQLPTAFLGLFSGKNQGKMIVEANV; translated from the coding sequence ATGAGTGGAGTCCAGCAGATTGTCCTGGCGTCGCGTCCCCACGGCACGCCCGATGCCTCTCATTTTCGTGTCGAAGAAGTAACGTTACCCGCCCTGGTCGAGGATGAGGTGCGGGTAAAAGGGTGGTACTATTCCGTCGATCCGTACATGCGGGGCCGGATGAGTGACGCAAAATCGTACGTGCCACCCTACCAGATCGGCGCCCCGATCAACGGCGGAGTCATCGGAAAAGTAATTGAAAGCCGGTCGGAAGCGTTGCAAGCGGGCGATGTGGTGCTGGGAACCTTGCCCTGGGCCACGGAGGCGGTGGTGCCCGCCAAAGCGCTGCGGAAACTCGACGTCGAAGGCGTTCCGGCGCACTATTACCTCGGTGTGCTGGGCATGCCGGGCCTGACGGCGTATGTAGGGCTGATGGACATCGGCCAGCCGAAGGCCGGAGAAACGGTCGTGGTGTCGGGAGCGTCCGGCGCCGTAGGGCTGGTGGTCGGGCAGATTGCCAAAATCCAGGGGTGTCGTGTGGTCGGCATCGCCGGTTCCGACGAAAAAGTCCGGCTTTTGAAAGACTATGGCTTCGACGAAGGCATCAATTACAAGACCACGCCCGACCTGAACGCCGCCCTCAAAGCCGCCTGTCCTGAAGGCGTCGACGTGTATTTCGACAACGTAGGCGGCGACATTTCTGACGCGGTCCTGCAACAGATCAACACGTTCGGGCGGGTTCCCCTGTGCGGGCAGATCGCCCTCTACAATGCCGACGCGGTCCCGATGGGTCCCCGGTTGCAGCCGCTGTTGCTCAAGCGCAGCGTCCTGATGCAGGGCTTCATCGTCAGCAATTACCAGCACCGCTTTCCGGAAGCCATGCAACACCTCACCGGCTGGGTGAAAGAAGGGCGGATTCAGTTTACCGAGACCATCGTAGCCGGGTTCGAGCAATTGCCCACTGCGTTCCTGGGGCTTTTTAGCGGCAAAAACCAGGGAAAAATGATTGTAGAAGCCAACGTATAA
- a CDS encoding organic hydroperoxide resistance protein gives MSKALYTAEATATGGRNGHVASSDNVLDLEVRVPREMGGPGGAYTNPEQLFAAGYAACFDSALNLIISKAKLKTGTTSVKASVGIGPNGSGGYGLHVTLVANIPGIDPAEAEALVRQAHAVCPYSNATRGNIDVDLQVTTDELTSENA, from the coding sequence ATGAGTAAAGCACTCTATACCGCCGAAGCCACGGCAACCGGCGGCCGTAACGGCCATGTCGCCTCATCGGACAACGTATTGGATTTGGAAGTCCGTGTACCCCGGGAAATGGGCGGACCCGGCGGCGCCTATACCAACCCCGAACAGCTTTTTGCGGCGGGGTATGCGGCCTGTTTCGATAGCGCTTTGAACCTGATCATTAGCAAAGCCAAATTAAAAACCGGCACGACCTCGGTAAAAGCTTCTGTCGGCATTGGCCCGAACGGCAGCGGTGGCTATGGGTTGCACGTCACGCTGGTAGCCAACATCCCCGGCATCGATCCGGCCGAGGCCGAAGCCCTGGTCCGGCAGGCCCACGCGGTTTGCCCTTACTCGAACGCGACACGCGGTAATATCGACGTCGACCTGCAGGTCACGACAGACGAACTTACGTCCGAGAACGCATGA
- a CDS encoding MarR family winged helix-turn-helix transcriptional regulator: MDLLNLDHQVCFPLYVLSRQITAQYRPLLDELDLTYPQYLVFLVLWEQKSLSVKALGDRLYLDSGTLTPLLKRLEQKGLLRRHRAAHDERVVEISLTDEGIALRKKAEGIPERFVHRCNMTPEQMEALRDQAVRALEALATCQLDRTEEDAR; encoded by the coding sequence ATGGATCTTCTGAATCTTGACCACCAGGTTTGTTTTCCGCTCTACGTACTCTCCCGGCAAATCACGGCGCAGTACCGCCCCTTGCTGGACGAGCTGGACCTGACGTATCCGCAGTACTTGGTCTTTCTGGTACTCTGGGAGCAGAAGTCGCTCTCGGTAAAAGCGCTGGGCGACCGGTTGTACCTGGATAGCGGCACGCTGACGCCTTTGCTGAAGCGCCTGGAACAGAAAGGGTTGTTGCGACGCCACCGCGCCGCGCACGACGAACGGGTGGTGGAGATTTCTCTGACGGACGAAGGCATTGCCCTGCGCAAAAAAGCGGAGGGCATTCCCGAACGGTTTGTGCACCGCTGCAACATGACGCCCGAGCAGATGGAAGCGCTACGCGACCAGGCCGTGCGTGCCCTGGAAGCCCTCGCGACCTGCCAGCTCGACCGTACAGAAGAAGACGCGCGATAA
- the ygiD gene encoding 4,5-DOPA dioxygenase extradiol yields the protein MNSSSFRAFAQRLKTEAYVMPVLFIGHGSPMNGIEDNRFSQQWAQLARDIPTPSAVLCVSAHWLTRGTHITAMEQPRTIHDFGGFPRALFDVEYPAPGNPALAQAVTELVKKTPVGLDHEWGLDHGTWTVVRHMFPEANVPVLQLSLNYHQPLAYHYELAKELYALRKKGVLIIGSGNMVHNLRLVSWEMIHGGGYDWALHINETFKGLIRERDHHALIQYEKLGSEAQLAIPTPDHYLPLLYTLGLQQADEEATFFNDQAVGGSLTMTSVKIG from the coding sequence ATGAATTCCTCCTCGTTTCGGGCGTTTGCCCAACGTTTGAAAACGGAAGCGTACGTGATGCCCGTCCTGTTTATCGGGCACGGCTCCCCCATGAACGGCATCGAAGACAATCGTTTTAGTCAACAGTGGGCGCAACTGGCCCGCGACATCCCCACGCCCAGCGCTGTGCTCTGTGTGTCGGCTCACTGGCTGACCCGGGGCACGCACATCACCGCGATGGAGCAACCGCGCACCATTCACGATTTCGGGGGCTTCCCGCGGGCGTTATTTGACGTAGAGTATCCGGCGCCCGGTAATCCGGCCCTGGCACAGGCGGTAACCGAACTGGTGAAAAAAACGCCCGTGGGGCTCGATCACGAATGGGGACTCGACCACGGTACCTGGACGGTCGTGCGGCACATGTTTCCGGAAGCGAACGTGCCGGTACTGCAACTGAGCCTGAATTACCACCAGCCGCTGGCGTACCATTACGAGCTGGCGAAAGAGTTGTATGCGTTGCGAAAAAAAGGGGTGCTGATCATCGGCAGTGGCAACATGGTGCACAACCTGCGCCTGGTGTCGTGGGAGATGATCCACGGCGGCGGGTACGACTGGGCACTGCACATCAATGAGACGTTCAAGGGGCTGATCCGCGAACGCGACCACCACGCGTTGATCCAGTACGAAAAACTGGGCAGCGAGGCACAACTCGCCATCCCCACCCCCGACCACTACCTGCCGCTACTCTACACGCTGGGCCTACAGCAGGCTGACGAAGAAGCCACCTTTTTCAATGACCAGGCCGTCGGCGGCTCACTGACCATGACGTCGGTCAAGATCGGCTAA
- a CDS encoding diacylglycerol/lipid kinase family protein: MQASPQRVILVLNPISGDTEKEACIAQIKTFAQQHWSDYHIYTTSGDGDEEALRQLIEERQPDMVVAVGGDGTVNMVGTLLVGKEVTLGIIPMGSGNGLSKDLGIPQDLDEAIAVLASGQPRPIDTLEINGQTSLHLSDLGFNALIVKRFDEGDQRGPMAYAWNTVKEYMDYEPAHYEVITPDEHYKGRAFMVTIANANMFGSNATINPEGKVDDGQFEVCILEEFPKAAGIGILYHMYRDSIDESVYTKVITCREARILNPDGSQFQIDGEVVGTPAEINVNIRHASLSVMLPLEQVRRSTRRKASVDKPAR, from the coding sequence ATGCAAGCATCACCCCAACGCGTTATTCTGGTCCTGAACCCCATTTCGGGCGATACGGAAAAAGAAGCCTGTATCGCACAGATTAAAACCTTCGCGCAGCAGCACTGGTCCGACTACCACATTTACACCACGAGCGGCGACGGCGACGAAGAAGCGTTGCGTCAGCTCATCGAAGAACGCCAGCCCGACATGGTGGTGGCGGTGGGGGGCGACGGAACGGTCAACATGGTCGGGACGCTACTGGTAGGAAAAGAGGTAACGTTGGGCATTATTCCGATGGGGTCGGGCAACGGTCTCTCGAAAGACCTGGGTATTCCGCAGGACCTGGACGAAGCCATTGCGGTGCTGGCCTCGGGGCAACCCCGGCCGATCGACACGCTGGAAATCAACGGACAAACCTCGCTGCACCTGTCGGACCTGGGGTTCAACGCGCTGATCGTGAAGCGGTTCGACGAAGGAGATCAGCGCGGGCCGATGGCCTACGCCTGGAATACGGTCAAAGAATACATGGATTACGAACCGGCCCATTACGAAGTCATCACGCCGGACGAGCACTACAAAGGCCGGGCGTTTATGGTAACCATCGCCAATGCCAACATGTTCGGCTCCAACGCAACGATCAACCCGGAGGGCAAAGTGGACGACGGGCAGTTCGAGGTCTGCATCCTGGAGGAGTTTCCCAAAGCGGCCGGCATCGGCATTCTGTACCACATGTACCGCGACAGCATCGACGAGTCGGTCTATACCAAAGTGATTACCTGCCGGGAGGCTCGCATTCTGAATCCCGATGGGTCGCAATTTCAGATCGACGGCGAAGTGGTGGGCACCCCGGCCGAAATCAACGTGAACATCCGCCACGCCAGCCTGTCGGTGATGCTTCCTCTGGAACAGGTCCGGCGTAGCACTCGCCGCAAGGCCAGTGTCGACAAGCCCGCCCGTTAG
- a CDS encoding OmpA family protein codes for MRILLFVVAGLWSTLAVAQPVQWASRVIAFSSEFVYKDKPGQYHATQALGAPSVMPNFGASGCAWTFTNKNSTATEFIEVGFAHPQPVQQIFINENLNAGAITRVFVKDEKGKSVEVFYEPNPAKIEGGRLLTIRCERTGFDVHAVRVELNAGAVPDYNQIDAIGIADHQEAYQIAINLPAQLPALQPEHLGDHINSGVEELLPVISPDGATLYFVRQEKGKNQEIWKSNYKNGTFEKSEYAPAPLNTAANNAVLSVTPDGQSLLLLNRYKEDGTTENGISISRKQADGWGFPQPVEIDDYYNDSKYGEYSLANSGDVIIMTVQRKDGVAGKDMYYSLKQENGHWSAPVNLGPVVNTADDESSPFLASDNRTLYYATSGLPGYGSKDMFMTRRLGDGWAEWSEPVNLGPSINSAAWNAYYTITADGAYAYYVSYDVKENGADIFRAPLPQALRPQPIVLVSGVVSDQKTGLPLATDISYYSLQDGQEMGRAASDPQTGAYSIVLPAEDSYGFSAQEEGYLSVYQNLDLRNISQYTEKTVDLELVPIEKGAKITLRNIYFETDKYELRPESFVELNQLARILKTNPKISVEIAGHTDSQGADAYNQQLSKQRAAAVRAYLLKQGVTEANLQSIGYGETRPLVGNDTEAGRQQNRRVEFIVLEVD; via the coding sequence ATGCGTATCCTTCTTTTCGTAGTCGCCGGGTTGTGGTCAACCCTCGCGGTAGCGCAGCCCGTGCAGTGGGCCAGCCGCGTTATCGCTTTTTCCTCAGAGTTTGTGTACAAAGACAAGCCGGGGCAATACCACGCCACGCAGGCATTGGGGGCACCCAGTGTGATGCCCAACTTCGGCGCGTCGGGGTGTGCCTGGACGTTCACCAACAAAAACTCGACCGCTACCGAATTTATCGAAGTCGGGTTTGCGCATCCGCAACCGGTGCAGCAGATCTTCATCAACGAAAACCTGAACGCAGGGGCCATTACGCGCGTGTTCGTGAAAGACGAGAAGGGCAAGTCCGTGGAAGTATTTTATGAGCCCAATCCCGCCAAAATAGAGGGCGGCCGGTTGCTGACGATCCGATGCGAACGGACCGGATTCGACGTGCATGCCGTGCGGGTCGAACTGAATGCCGGAGCGGTGCCCGACTACAACCAGATCGATGCCATTGGCATTGCCGATCACCAGGAGGCGTACCAGATCGCAATCAATCTGCCGGCGCAACTTCCCGCGCTGCAACCCGAACACCTGGGTGACCACATCAACTCGGGGGTGGAGGAGTTGCTGCCCGTCATTTCTCCCGACGGCGCTACGCTCTACTTCGTGCGGCAGGAGAAAGGAAAAAATCAGGAGATCTGGAAATCCAATTACAAAAACGGAACCTTCGAAAAGAGCGAATACGCGCCGGCTCCGCTCAACACAGCCGCCAACAACGCGGTTTTATCGGTGACGCCCGACGGCCAGTCACTGCTGTTGCTCAACCGCTACAAAGAAGACGGCACTACCGAAAACGGCATCTCCATTTCGCGGAAACAGGCCGACGGGTGGGGATTTCCGCAGCCCGTCGAAATCGACGATTATTACAACGACAGCAAATACGGTGAGTACTCTCTGGCCAACTCGGGCGACGTGATCATCATGACCGTGCAGCGGAAAGATGGCGTGGCCGGAAAAGACATGTATTACTCGCTGAAACAGGAAAACGGCCACTGGTCGGCCCCCGTCAACCTGGGTCCGGTGGTGAACACCGCCGACGATGAATCGTCGCCCTTTCTGGCCTCCGACAACCGTACGCTGTACTACGCCACCAGCGGCCTGCCCGGCTACGGAAGTAAAGACATGTTCATGACGCGGCGGCTGGGCGACGGCTGGGCCGAGTGGAGCGAGCCGGTCAACCTGGGGCCGTCCATCAACTCGGCGGCCTGGAACGCCTACTACACCATTACGGCCGACGGCGCCTACGCCTATTACGTGTCGTACGATGTCAAGGAAAACGGCGCGGACATTTTCCGGGCCCCGCTGCCGCAGGCCCTGCGGCCGCAACCCATCGTGCTGGTATCGGGCGTGGTGTCCGACCAGAAAACCGGCCTGCCGCTGGCGACCGACATCAGTTACTACTCACTCCAGGACGGGCAGGAAATGGGCCGTGCCGCTTCTGATCCCCAGACCGGTGCGTACAGCATCGTGTTGCCGGCCGAAGACAGCTACGGATTTTCCGCGCAGGAGGAAGGCTACCTGTCGGTGTACCAGAATCTGGACCTGCGCAACATCAGCCAATACACCGAGAAAACCGTCGATCTGGAACTGGTGCCGATTGAGAAGGGCGCGAAAATCACCCTGCGGAACATCTATTTCGAGACGGACAAATATGAACTGCGGCCCGAGTCGTTCGTCGAACTGAACCAACTGGCCCGCATCCTCAAGACCAATCCGAAGATCAGTGTCGAAATTGCGGGCCATACCGACAGCCAGGGTGCCGACGCGTACAACCAACAGTTGAGCAAACAACGGGCGGCCGCCGTGCGTGCCTACCTACTCAAGCAGGGCGTGACCGAAGCCAATCTGCAAAGCATCGGCTACGGCGAGACACGTCCGCTGGTAGGGAACGACACCGAGGCGGGGCGTCAGCAGAACCGCCGGGTCGAGTTCATTGTGCTGGAGGTAGACTAA